The Equus quagga isolate Etosha38 chromosome 2, UCLA_HA_Equagga_1.0, whole genome shotgun sequence genome has a window encoding:
- the EGR2 gene encoding E3 SUMO-protein ligase EGR2 isoform X2 → MNGVAGDGMINVDMTGEKRSLDLPYPSSFAPVSATRNQTFTYMGKFSIDPQYPGASCYPEGIINIVSAGILQGVTSPASTTASSSVTSASPNPLATGPLGVCTMSQTQPDLDHLYSPPPPPPPYSGCVGDLYQDPSAFLSPATTSTSSSLAYPPPPSYPSPKPATDPGLFPMIPDYPGFFPSQCQRDLHGTAGPDRKPFPCPLDSLRVPPPLTPLSTIRNFTLGGPSAGATGPGASGGSEGPRLPGSSSAAAAAAAYNPHHLPLRPILRPRKYPNRPSKTPVHERPYPCPAEGCDRRFSRSDELTRHIRIHTGHKPFQCRICMRNFSRSDHLTTHIRTHTGEKPFACDFCGRKFARSDERKRHTKIHLRQKERKGSAPSSSVPAASTASCTGGTQPGGPLCSSNSGTLGGGSLAPCSSRTRTP, encoded by the exons ATGAACGGAGTGGCCGGAG ATGGCATGATCAACGTTGACATGACCGGAGAGAAGAGGTCCTTGGATCTCCCATATCCCAGCAGCTTTGCTCCTGTCTCTGCAACCCGAAACCAGACCTTCACTTACATGGGCAAGTTCTCCATTGACCCCCAGTACCCTGGTGCCAGCTGCTACCCAGAAGGCATAATCAATATTGTGAGTGCCGGCATCTTGCAAGGGGTCACCTCCCCAGCTTCGACCACAGCCTCATCCAGCGTCACTTCTGCCTCCCCCAACCCATTGGCCACAGGACCCCTGGGTGTGTGCACCATGTCCCAGACCCAGCCTGACCTGGACCACCTCTACTCTccgccaccaccacctcctccttaTTCTGGCTGTGTGGGAGACCTCTACCAGGACCCCTCGGCGTTCCTGTCACCAGCCAccacctccacttcctcctctctggcCTACCCACCACCTCCTTCCTACCCGTCCCCCAAGCCAGCCACGGACCCAGGTCTCTTCCCCATGATCCCGGACTATCCTGGATTTTTCCCATCACAGTGCCAGAGAGACCTACACGGTACAGCTGGCCCAGACCGCAAGCCCTTTCCCTGCCCTCTGGACTCCCTGCGAGTCCCCCCTCCACTCACTCCACTCTCCACCATACGCAACTTTACCCTGGGGGGCCCCAGTGctggggccacagggccaggggCCAGTGGAGGCAGTGAGGGACCCCGGCTGCCTGGCAGCAGCTCAGCAGCAGCCGCTGCTGCAGCCTATAACCCACACCACCTGCCGCTGCGGCCCATCCTGAGGCCTCGCAAGTACCCCAACAGGCCTAGCAAGACCCCAGTGCATGAGAGGCCCTACCCATGCCCAGCAGAGGGCTGTGACCGGCGCTTCTCCCGCTCCGACGAGCTCACACGGCACATCCGAATCCACACAGGGCACAAGCCCTTTCAGTGTCGGATTTGCATGCGCAACTTCAGCCGCAGTGACCACCTCACTACCCACATCCGCACCCACACTGGCGAGAAGCCCTTTGCTTGTGACTTCTGCGGCCGCAAGTTTGCCCGGAGTGATGAAAGGAAGCGCCACACCAAGATCCATCTGAGACAGAAGGAGCGCAAAGGCAGTGCCCCCTCCTCATCGGTGCCAGCCGCCTCCACAGCCTCCTGCACGGGAGGCACCCAGCCTGGGGGTCCCCTGTGCAGCAGCAACAGCGGCACTCTTGGTGGAGGGTCCCTCGCCCCTTGCTCCTCTCGGACCCGGACACCTTGA
- the EGR2 gene encoding E3 SUMO-protein ligase EGR2 isoform X1, whose amino-acid sequence MRVGLPFEASSCRWSARGPRDRPERRRNGLAHVLSDNIYPVEDLAATSVTIFPNAELGGPFDQMNGVAGDGMINVDMTGEKRSLDLPYPSSFAPVSATRNQTFTYMGKFSIDPQYPGASCYPEGIINIVSAGILQGVTSPASTTASSSVTSASPNPLATGPLGVCTMSQTQPDLDHLYSPPPPPPPYSGCVGDLYQDPSAFLSPATTSTSSSLAYPPPPSYPSPKPATDPGLFPMIPDYPGFFPSQCQRDLHGTAGPDRKPFPCPLDSLRVPPPLTPLSTIRNFTLGGPSAGATGPGASGGSEGPRLPGSSSAAAAAAAYNPHHLPLRPILRPRKYPNRPSKTPVHERPYPCPAEGCDRRFSRSDELTRHIRIHTGHKPFQCRICMRNFSRSDHLTTHIRTHTGEKPFACDFCGRKFARSDERKRHTKIHLRQKERKGSAPSSSVPAASTASCTGGTQPGGPLCSSNSGTLGGGSLAPCSSRTRTP is encoded by the exons ATGCGAGTCGGGCTCCCCTTCGAGGCGTCGTCTTGCCGGTGGTCAGCGCGGGGGCCGCGGGACCGGCCGGAGCGCAGGCGGAACGGGCTGGCGCACGTG CTGTCTGACAACATCTACCCGGTGGAGGACCTTGCCGCCACATCGGTGACCATCTTCCCCAATGCCGAACTGGGAGGCCCCTTTGACCAGATGAACGGAGTGGCCGGAG ATGGCATGATCAACGTTGACATGACCGGAGAGAAGAGGTCCTTGGATCTCCCATATCCCAGCAGCTTTGCTCCTGTCTCTGCAACCCGAAACCAGACCTTCACTTACATGGGCAAGTTCTCCATTGACCCCCAGTACCCTGGTGCCAGCTGCTACCCAGAAGGCATAATCAATATTGTGAGTGCCGGCATCTTGCAAGGGGTCACCTCCCCAGCTTCGACCACAGCCTCATCCAGCGTCACTTCTGCCTCCCCCAACCCATTGGCCACAGGACCCCTGGGTGTGTGCACCATGTCCCAGACCCAGCCTGACCTGGACCACCTCTACTCTccgccaccaccacctcctccttaTTCTGGCTGTGTGGGAGACCTCTACCAGGACCCCTCGGCGTTCCTGTCACCAGCCAccacctccacttcctcctctctggcCTACCCACCACCTCCTTCCTACCCGTCCCCCAAGCCAGCCACGGACCCAGGTCTCTTCCCCATGATCCCGGACTATCCTGGATTTTTCCCATCACAGTGCCAGAGAGACCTACACGGTACAGCTGGCCCAGACCGCAAGCCCTTTCCCTGCCCTCTGGACTCCCTGCGAGTCCCCCCTCCACTCACTCCACTCTCCACCATACGCAACTTTACCCTGGGGGGCCCCAGTGctggggccacagggccaggggCCAGTGGAGGCAGTGAGGGACCCCGGCTGCCTGGCAGCAGCTCAGCAGCAGCCGCTGCTGCAGCCTATAACCCACACCACCTGCCGCTGCGGCCCATCCTGAGGCCTCGCAAGTACCCCAACAGGCCTAGCAAGACCCCAGTGCATGAGAGGCCCTACCCATGCCCAGCAGAGGGCTGTGACCGGCGCTTCTCCCGCTCCGACGAGCTCACACGGCACATCCGAATCCACACAGGGCACAAGCCCTTTCAGTGTCGGATTTGCATGCGCAACTTCAGCCGCAGTGACCACCTCACTACCCACATCCGCACCCACACTGGCGAGAAGCCCTTTGCTTGTGACTTCTGCGGCCGCAAGTTTGCCCGGAGTGATGAAAGGAAGCGCCACACCAAGATCCATCTGAGACAGAAGGAGCGCAAAGGCAGTGCCCCCTCCTCATCGGTGCCAGCCGCCTCCACAGCCTCCTGCACGGGAGGCACCCAGCCTGGGGGTCCCCTGTGCAGCAGCAACAGCGGCACTCTTGGTGGAGGGTCCCTCGCCCCTTGCTCCTCTCGGACCCGGACACCTTGA
- the ADO gene encoding 2-aminoethanethiol dioxygenase, translating to MPRDNMASLIQRIARQACLTFRGSGGGRGASDRGAAPGPEAPMPQGFLENLTKLKSLLTQVRAEDLNIAPRKATLQPLPPNLPPVTYMHIYETAGFSLGVFLLKSGTSIPLHDHPGMHGMLKVLYGTVRISCMDKLEAAGGQRPRAPPPEQQFEPPLQARERDAVRPGVLRSRAEYTEASGPCVLTPHLDNLHQIDAVDGPAAFLDILAPPYDPDDGRDCHYYRVLEPVRAKEASGTACDLPREVWLLETPQADDFWCEGEPYPGPKVFP from the coding sequence ATGCCCCGAGACAACATGGCCTCCCTGATACAACGGATCGCCCGCCAGGCGTGCCTCACCTTCCGGGGCAGCGGAGGCGGGCGCGGCGCTTCCGACCGCGGCGCGGCGCCAGGCCCCGAGGCGCCGATGCcgcagggcttcctggagaaccTGACCAAACTGAAGAGCCTGCTTACCCAGGTCCGCGCCGAGGACCTGAACATCGCCCCGCGCAAGGCCACGCTGCAGCCGCTCCCGCCCAACCTGCCGCCGGTCACCTACATGCACATCTACGAGACGGCCGGCTTCAGTCTCGGCGTGTTCCTGCTCAAGAGCGGCACGTCGATCCCGCTGCACGATCACCCGGGCATGCACGGCATGCTCAAGGTGCTCTACGGCACCGTGCGCATCAGCTGCATGGACAAGCTGGAGGCAGCCGGCGGGCAGCGGCCGCGGGCGCCGCCGCCGGAACAGCAGTTCGAGCCGCCGCTGCAGGCCCGGGAACGAGACGCCGTGCGGCCGGGCGTGCTGCGCTCGCGGGCCGAGTACACCGAGGCCAGCGGCCCCTGCGTCCTCACGCCGCACCTGGACAACCTGCACCAGATCGACGCCGTGGACGGGCCTGCTGCCTTCCTGGACATCCTGGCCCCGCCCTACGACCCCGACGATGGCCGGGACTGCCACTATTACCGGGTGCTGGAGCCCGTCCGGGCCAAGGAGGCCTCCGGCACGGCCTGTGATCTGCCCCGAGAGGTGTGGCTCCTGGAGACCCCGCAGGCCGATGACTTCTGGTGCGAGGGGGAGCCCTATCCAGGTCCCAAGGTCTTCCCTTGA